One genomic region from Conexibacter woesei Iso977N encodes:
- a CDS encoding PD-(D/E)XK nuclease family protein encodes MPLQLITGPANAAKAGVVLDAARNRAAQSPLLVVPTSADVDRYRRELAGGGAVLGVRIERFDGLLRQLQRAAGVSGRTLTELQKERVAAAAIAATTLDRLGGAAQTPGFPVALAAFAEELGEARVEPPRFVAALRQWAAQDPARAGFAEELGALVLAYRREQDRTGRRDRPRNVTAALDALREDPSRWGGTPVFLYGFDDLSPLQRDVIDTLANAVGTEVMMSLTFEPGRAAFAARATLHQDLLALGATERRLDAVADYYAPDARAALHHLERHLYEPTPERVAPGAAIAALEGGGERAEVELVAAEVAHLIDHDGYAPEEIAVVHRGLDAAAPLIDLVFRAYDVPTAVRRTIKVGHTALGRGLVAMIRCALLDASADDLLAWLRTPGVLTTPAFADRLESRARREGARTAAEARRLWEQERWSLDTLDHLSNAYEKGGVRALAERVAAETALLLAAPYRRQAHVFDAEGELDARVAAQTRRALRELSQLPPELQPDPAALVNTINNLEVYVGAQTTAGRVVVTKPQSLRARRVRALFVLGCNEGVFPAPARPEPFLGDDERRAINAASGLRLRLHEDQLNIERLFFYAAISRPTERLALSWHAADDEGAPAVRSLLIDDVADLLDDPDWARRPRRRELGAAGWPAAQAPTEREAARFAAAAAPPAEPPLIGPLRSTAALGPLRERHTWSASQLEVWTSCPVKWFVERHLRPEVLVPDPEPMIRGELAHRVLEHALSSLAQDGGLAPERLPEARALVRAALDEHADDYRISPNPERLRSALRRLEVDLVRYLEFAAHSGSEFTPERFEVQFGNAEDPHPPLELDGGALRLAGRIDRVDTDGREAIVYDYKGKTATEQAKWLEKGKLQIGLYMMALKHVLGLEPVGGFYQPLGGAEARPRGALLRDADPGLVSFNNDRLDEHELDELLRACAAAARTAVDEIRDGALVPKPDQCAYTGGCAHPTICRCVTA; translated from the coding sequence TTGCCCCTCCAGCTCATCACCGGACCCGCGAACGCGGCCAAGGCCGGCGTCGTGCTCGACGCCGCCCGCAACCGCGCGGCGCAGTCGCCGCTGCTCGTGGTCCCGACCAGCGCCGACGTCGACCGCTACCGGCGCGAGCTGGCCGGCGGTGGCGCGGTCCTGGGCGTCCGGATCGAGCGCTTCGACGGGCTGCTGCGCCAGCTCCAGCGCGCGGCGGGCGTCTCCGGGCGCACGTTGACCGAGCTGCAGAAGGAGCGCGTCGCCGCCGCCGCGATCGCGGCGACGACGCTCGACCGCCTCGGCGGCGCGGCCCAGACGCCGGGCTTCCCGGTCGCGCTCGCGGCCTTCGCCGAGGAGCTGGGCGAGGCCCGTGTCGAGCCGCCGCGCTTCGTCGCCGCGCTGCGCCAGTGGGCGGCCCAGGACCCGGCGCGCGCGGGGTTCGCCGAGGAGCTCGGCGCGCTCGTGCTCGCCTACCGCCGTGAGCAGGACCGCACCGGCCGCCGCGACCGCCCGCGCAACGTCACCGCCGCGCTCGACGCGCTGCGCGAGGACCCGTCGCGCTGGGGCGGCACGCCGGTCTTCCTGTACGGGTTCGACGACCTCAGCCCGCTGCAGCGCGACGTGATCGACACGCTCGCCAACGCGGTCGGGACCGAGGTGATGATGTCGCTCACGTTCGAGCCCGGCCGCGCCGCGTTCGCCGCGCGCGCGACGCTGCACCAGGACCTGCTGGCGCTCGGTGCGACCGAGCGGCGCCTCGACGCGGTCGCCGACTACTACGCGCCGGACGCGCGCGCGGCGCTGCACCACCTGGAGCGCCACCTCTACGAGCCGACGCCGGAGCGCGTCGCGCCCGGCGCCGCGATCGCCGCGCTCGAGGGCGGGGGAGAGCGGGCCGAGGTCGAGCTGGTCGCCGCCGAGGTCGCGCACCTGATCGACCACGACGGCTACGCGCCCGAGGAGATCGCGGTCGTCCACCGCGGCCTCGACGCGGCCGCGCCGCTGATCGACCTCGTCTTCCGTGCCTACGACGTCCCGACGGCGGTCCGGCGCACGATCAAGGTCGGCCACACCGCGCTCGGCCGCGGCCTCGTCGCGATGATCCGCTGCGCGCTCCTGGACGCGAGCGCCGACGACCTGCTCGCCTGGCTGCGCACGCCCGGCGTCCTGACCACGCCCGCGTTCGCCGACAGGCTGGAGTCCCGCGCGCGCCGCGAGGGCGCCCGGACCGCGGCGGAGGCGCGCCGCCTGTGGGAGCAGGAGCGCTGGTCGCTCGACACGCTCGACCACCTCAGCAACGCCTATGAGAAGGGCGGCGTCCGCGCGCTGGCCGAGCGCGTCGCGGCCGAGACCGCGCTGCTGCTCGCTGCGCCGTATCGCCGCCAGGCGCACGTCTTCGACGCCGAGGGCGAGCTGGACGCACGCGTCGCCGCCCAGACCCGGCGCGCGCTGCGCGAGCTGTCCCAGCTCCCGCCCGAGCTGCAGCCGGACCCGGCGGCGCTCGTCAACACCATCAACAACCTCGAGGTCTACGTCGGCGCCCAGACGACCGCGGGCCGCGTCGTCGTCACCAAGCCGCAGTCGCTGCGCGCGCGCCGCGTCCGGGCGCTGTTCGTGCTCGGCTGCAACGAGGGCGTGTTCCCGGCGCCCGCGCGGCCCGAGCCGTTCCTGGGCGACGACGAGCGCCGTGCGATCAACGCCGCGTCCGGGCTGCGGCTGCGCCTGCACGAGGACCAGCTCAACATCGAGCGCCTGTTCTTCTACGCGGCGATCTCGCGGCCGACCGAGCGGCTCGCGCTGTCCTGGCACGCGGCCGACGACGAGGGCGCGCCCGCGGTCCGGTCGCTGCTGATCGACGACGTCGCCGACCTGCTCGACGATCCCGACTGGGCGCGCAGGCCGCGCCGGCGCGAGCTGGGCGCGGCGGGCTGGCCGGCGGCGCAGGCGCCGACCGAGCGCGAGGCCGCGCGCTTCGCCGCCGCGGCCGCGCCGCCCGCCGAGCCGCCGCTGATCGGGCCGCTGCGCAGCACCGCCGCGCTCGGGCCGCTGCGCGAGCGCCACACGTGGTCGGCCTCGCAGCTGGAGGTCTGGACGTCGTGCCCGGTCAAGTGGTTCGTCGAGCGCCACCTGCGCCCGGAGGTGCTGGTCCCGGATCCGGAGCCGATGATCCGCGGCGAGCTGGCCCACCGTGTCCTGGAGCACGCGCTGTCGTCGCTGGCCCAAGATGGTGGCCTTGCTCCCGAGCGGCTGCCCGAGGCGCGCGCGCTGGTCCGGGCCGCGCTCGACGAGCATGCCGACGACTACAGGATCTCCCCGAACCCGGAGCGGCTGCGCAGCGCGCTGCGCCGGCTGGAGGTCGACCTCGTCCGCTATCTGGAGTTCGCCGCGCACTCGGGCTCGGAGTTCACGCCCGAGCGGTTCGAGGTCCAGTTCGGCAACGCCGAGGACCCGCACCCGCCGTTGGAGCTCGACGGCGGCGCGCTGCGCCTGGCGGGGCGGATCGACCGCGTCGACACCGACGGGCGCGAGGCGATCGTCTACGACTACAAGGGCAAGACCGCGACCGAGCAGGCCAAGTGGCTGGAGAAGGGCAAGCTCCAGATCGGTCTGTACATGATGGCCTTGAAGCATGTGCTGGGTCTCGAGCCGGTCGGCGGCTTCTACCAGCCGCTCGGCGGGGCGGAGGCGCGCCCGCGCGGCGCGCTGCTGCGCGACGCCGATCCCGGGCTCGTGTCCTTCAACAACGACCGCCTCGACGAGCACGAGCTCGACGAGCTCCTGCGCGCCTGCGCGGCCGCCGCGCGGACCGCGGTCGACGAGATCCGCGACGGCGCGCTCGTGCCCAAGCCGGACCAGTGCGCGTACACGGGCGGCTGCGCGCACCCGACGATCTGCCGCTGCGTGACCGCGTGA
- a CDS encoding UvrD-helicase domain-containing protein yields the protein MSDAALLYDDSGAMIGAGGRAFTPAQAEAIARREGSLLLSANAGSGKTSVLSERFVRSVLEDGIEPGRILAITFTDKAAGELRTRVRGRFVELGRRDRARDLDAAWISTFHGLCARILRAHAVRAGLDPAFGVMEDAEARDVRGGAFERALAAFLGDGARADALDLVAAYGVDQLAALTDVIHGQLRSGGMTRPSLPVVDAAPPSPDAQAGAIEAAEGELDARDTRKSVIGARAALARCRSMLEDLHGAPSLADLDAAAFKPGNTKDLKGDGCTAYLGALEDFASGWRDALAARSVALLGELLGHYADAYNNAKRARAALDFDDLELQTRDLLRAVPAIRAAYAERFERVMVDEFQDTNATQLELLELLGTDRFVVGDELQSIYGFRHADVRIFRAQRAALAEAGRAAELAMNFRSRPDILGVIDDALGDLHGTAHVPFVAGREAAGDGGGEPVVELLLTDAEATEAWPAELLSSLPSTRASRRAEARVVAHRVAELVREEGVPAEDIVVLLRAATDMAVFERAIEEQGLLTLAAGGRGYWGRQQVLDLCAYLGALANPRDELALFGLLASPLVGLSSDALAVLARAAKQGNRHDLLAEAFPERAAVAAPVAADDDDDPFWAAAAAAEAEGSAELGETEPPPADRRGSLRDLLPDGDRAALANFMPWFAEERRQAPRRGLDELLQRVVDRTGYDLHVLGLPGGRRRWANVLKLQRLAAGFEGRRGRDVRGLIDLATAELEAEARETDAPVELGDATAIRLMTMHAAKGLEFPVVVVADLGRAGNNYTDDLLLRGDRVGLRLKTVDGGSARALEYDELRAESLQADLEEERRILHVAFTRAEERLILSGTFDPDKWLGAPSPAVAPLRWLAPRFVSGLAALIEHAEEATPAPADPVADAARARLSVRLFREPPPETLQTPAPIAAEASGPGIPESRPPESPTGQLTLDLFAPPPAEAPRVFAEERAPAQPPAPAAPPAPAPGEPPAAATPPAPATPPAAVAQRAAAPARPLPATLSYTSLSAYGRCAYRWYLERVLRLPREDPGAAVVRAARMAGPVEGGLDALTRGSLAHALLEALDFARPEPPSEDAVRAEAELMEAELTPGDVQDLQQLVAAFAQSTLAARLAGATDVRREHGFVVGLGDDHAPLLNGVVDVIAFEDDGGALVVDYKSDVVADDTDLEAYVEQDYAAQRRIYALAALGAGATDVEVAHLFLHRPAAPATAIYDRADIPRLREELDHLVAGIAREDFRPTDTPHRALCLTCPGRRALCVHPEDLTLRETP from the coding sequence GTGAGCGACGCCGCGTTGTTGTATGACGACTCGGGCGCGATGATCGGCGCCGGCGGGCGCGCGTTCACGCCCGCGCAGGCCGAGGCGATCGCGCGCCGCGAGGGGTCGCTGTTGTTGTCGGCCAACGCGGGGTCGGGCAAGACCTCCGTGTTGAGCGAGCGCTTCGTGCGCTCGGTGCTGGAGGACGGGATCGAGCCGGGGCGGATCCTGGCGATCACGTTCACCGACAAGGCGGCGGGGGAGCTGCGCACGCGCGTGCGCGGGCGGTTCGTGGAGCTGGGGCGGCGCGACCGCGCACGCGACCTCGACGCAGCCTGGATCTCCACGTTCCACGGCTTGTGCGCGCGGATCCTGCGCGCCCACGCGGTCCGGGCGGGGCTCGATCCGGCGTTCGGCGTGATGGAGGACGCCGAGGCGCGCGACGTCCGCGGCGGCGCGTTCGAGCGCGCGCTGGCGGCGTTCCTGGGCGACGGGGCGCGGGCCGACGCTCTGGATCTCGTCGCGGCCTACGGCGTCGACCAGCTGGCGGCGCTGACCGACGTCATCCACGGGCAGCTGCGCAGCGGCGGCATGACGCGGCCGTCGCTGCCGGTCGTGGACGCGGCACCGCCGTCGCCGGACGCGCAGGCGGGCGCGATCGAGGCGGCCGAGGGCGAGCTGGACGCCAGGGACACGCGCAAGTCGGTGATCGGCGCGCGGGCCGCGCTGGCGCGCTGCCGCAGCATGTTGGAGGACTTGCACGGCGCGCCGTCGCTCGCCGACCTCGACGCCGCGGCGTTCAAGCCCGGCAACACGAAGGACCTGAAGGGCGACGGCTGCACGGCGTACCTGGGCGCGCTGGAGGACTTCGCGTCGGGCTGGCGCGACGCGCTGGCGGCGAGGTCGGTCGCGCTGCTCGGCGAGCTGCTGGGGCACTACGCCGACGCCTACAACAACGCCAAGCGGGCGCGCGCGGCGCTGGACTTCGACGACCTGGAGCTGCAGACGCGCGACCTGCTGCGCGCGGTCCCGGCGATCCGGGCCGCGTACGCCGAGCGCTTCGAGCGCGTGATGGTCGACGAGTTCCAGGACACGAACGCGACCCAGCTGGAGCTGCTGGAGCTGCTCGGCACCGACCGCTTCGTCGTCGGCGACGAGCTGCAGTCGATCTACGGCTTCCGCCATGCCGACGTCCGGATCTTCCGCGCCCAGCGCGCCGCGCTCGCCGAGGCCGGCCGCGCCGCCGAGCTGGCGATGAACTTCCGCTCGCGGCCGGACATCCTCGGCGTCATCGACGACGCGCTCGGCGATCTGCACGGCACGGCACACGTGCCGTTCGTGGCGGGCCGCGAAGCCGCGGGGGATGGGGGCGGCGAGCCGGTCGTCGAGCTGCTGCTCACCGACGCCGAGGCGACCGAGGCGTGGCCGGCGGAGTTGTTGTCGTCCTTGCCCTCGACGAGGGCCTCGCGGCGGGCGGAGGCGCGCGTCGTGGCGCACCGGGTCGCGGAGCTGGTCCGCGAGGAGGGCGTCCCGGCCGAGGACATCGTCGTGCTGCTGCGCGCGGCGACCGACATGGCGGTCTTCGAGCGGGCGATCGAGGAGCAGGGCCTGTTGACGCTGGCCGCGGGCGGCCGCGGCTACTGGGGCCGCCAGCAGGTGCTCGACCTCTGCGCCTACCTCGGCGCGCTGGCCAACCCGCGCGACGAGCTGGCGCTCTTCGGGCTGCTCGCCTCGCCGCTGGTCGGGCTGTCCAGCGACGCCCTCGCGGTCCTCGCGCGTGCGGCGAAGCAGGGCAACCGCCATGACCTGCTCGCCGAGGCGTTCCCGGAGCGTGCCGCCGTCGCCGCGCCCGTCGCCGCGGACGACGACGACGACCCGTTCTGGGCCGCGGCCGCCGCCGCCGAGGCGGAAGGATCCGCGGAGCTGGGGGAGACCGAGCCGCCGCCCGCCGACCGCCGCGGCTCGCTGCGCGACCTGCTGCCCGACGGCGACCGCGCGGCGCTGGCGAACTTCATGCCGTGGTTCGCGGAGGAGCGGCGCCAGGCGCCGCGGCGCGGCCTCGACGAGCTGCTGCAGCGCGTCGTCGACCGCACCGGCTACGACCTCCATGTGCTGGGTCTTCCCGGCGGGCGGCGGCGGTGGGCCAACGTGCTCAAGCTGCAGCGGCTGGCGGCGGGCTTCGAGGGGCGGCGCGGGCGCGACGTGCGCGGGCTGATCGACCTCGCGACCGCCGAGCTGGAGGCCGAGGCGCGCGAGACCGACGCGCCGGTCGAGCTCGGCGACGCGACCGCGATCCGGCTGATGACGATGCACGCCGCCAAGGGCCTGGAGTTCCCGGTGGTCGTCGTCGCCGACCTCGGCCGCGCGGGCAACAACTACACCGACGACCTGCTGCTGCGCGGCGACCGCGTCGGCCTGCGGCTGAAGACCGTCGACGGCGGCTCGGCCCGCGCGCTGGAGTACGACGAGCTGCGCGCCGAGTCGCTCCAGGCCGACCTCGAGGAGGAGCGCCGGATCCTCCACGTCGCCTTCACCCGCGCCGAGGAGCGTCTGATCCTCTCCGGGACCTTCGACCCCGACAAGTGGCTCGGCGCACCCTCGCCCGCCGTCGCGCCCCTGCGCTGGCTCGCACCCCGCTTCGTCTCCGGGCTGGCCGCGCTGATCGAGCACGCCGAAGAGGCCACGCCCGCACCGGCGGACCCGGTGGCCGACGCCGCCCGCGCGCGCCTCTCGGTCCGCCTCTTCCGCGAGCCGCCCCCCGAGACCCTCCAGACCCCGGCGCCGATCGCCGCCGAGGCCTCCGGCCCCGGCATCCCCGAGTCCCGCCCGCCGGAGTCACCCACCGGCCAGCTCACCCTCGACCTCTTCGCCCCACCGCCGGCCGAAGCACCCCGCGTGTTCGCGGAGGAGCGCGCGCCGGCGCAGCCGCCCGCGCCCGCCGCTCCGCCCGCGCCCGCGCCGGGGGAGCCGCCCGCCGCCGCGACTCCGCCCGCGCCCGCGACTCCGCCGGCCGCCGTCGCTCAGCGCGCGGCGGCTCCGGCGCGGCCGCTGCCGGCGACGTTGTCCTACACGTCGCTCTCGGCCTACGGGCGCTGCGCGTACCGGTGGTACCTGGAGCGGGTGCTGCGGTTGCCGCGGGAGGATCCGGGGGCGGCGGTCGTGCGGGCGGCGCGGATGGCGGGGCCGGTCGAGGGTGGGTTGGACGCGCTGACGCGCGGCTCGCTCGCTCACGCGTTGTTGGAGGCGTTGGACTTCGCGCGGCCTGAGCCACCGAGCGAGGACGCGGTCCGGGCCGAGGCCGAGCTGATGGAGGCCGAGCTGACGCCCGGCGACGTCCAAGACCTTCAACAACTCGTCGCGGCCTTCGCGCAGTCGACGCTCGCCGCCCGGCTCGCCGGCGCGACCGACGTACGGCGCGAGCACGGGTTCGTCGTCGGCCTCGGCGACGACCACGCGCCGCTGCTCAACGGCGTCGTCGACGTCATCGCCTTCGAGGACGACGGTGGCGCGCTGGTCGTCGACTACAAGTCCGACGTCGTCGCCGACGACACCGACCTGGAGGCCTACGTCGAGCAGGACTACGCCGCGCAGCGGCGCATCTACGCGCTCGCCGCGCTCGGCGCGGGCGCGACCGACGTCGAGGTCGCCCACCTCTTCCTGCACCGCCCCGCCGCGCCGGCGACCGCGATCTACGACCGCGCCGACATTCCACGCCTGCGCGAGGAGCTCGACCACCTCGTCGCCGGCATCGCGCGCGAGGACTTCCGCCCGACCGACACGCCCCACCGCGCGCTCTGCCTCACGTGCCCCGGCCGCCGCGCGCTCTGCGTGCACCCGGAGGACCTGACGCTGCGCGAGACGCCCTAG
- a CDS encoding MerR family transcriptional regulator codes for MSDVDKGGQTVSATRFAELTGVSRDRLRTWERRFGFPEPVRVGSGPRRYALADAARVVAIRHAAASGTPLPDAIDAARATEPLEAPALGAFRHAVERAPVPVALVSGPEPLRMAWCNAALRAVEGSPAPGELLGGVAAQATGAVLREHFVKDLRPIEVEHPPWGGSVVSAGSRPLRSRSMVYRLPGAPGERPLVAIVGVETRGEHEARVALAAAEDELARLRRRDERHDRWLDALGGLAAEFQHEPGPDVIASALDILIRQTQAVDVGLASYVSGRLALHGTRRGALGSTALTVAAHPQIGRALRDVDGAWLEETAANALGVPEGLVAVGVPVAVAGEVLGLLVMVFDEIEPLDADNRRLLAAISASVGFALLRDRLVRELQRASRPAPPTGRFARPPGAGAPPPGG; via the coding sequence ATGTCCGACGTGGACAAGGGTGGTCAGACGGTCAGCGCGACACGCTTCGCGGAGCTGACCGGCGTCTCACGCGACCGGTTGCGCACCTGGGAGCGCCGGTTCGGCTTCCCGGAGCCGGTGCGCGTCGGGTCCGGGCCGCGCCGCTACGCGCTCGCCGACGCGGCGCGCGTCGTGGCGATCCGCCACGCGGCGGCGTCCGGCACGCCGCTGCCCGACGCGATCGACGCCGCCCGCGCGACCGAGCCGCTGGAGGCCCCGGCGCTCGGCGCGTTCCGCCACGCGGTCGAGCGCGCGCCGGTCCCGGTCGCGCTCGTGAGCGGCCCGGAGCCGCTGCGGATGGCGTGGTGCAACGCGGCGCTGCGGGCGGTCGAGGGCTCCCCCGCGCCGGGCGAGCTGCTCGGCGGCGTCGCCGCGCAGGCGACCGGCGCGGTCCTGCGCGAGCACTTCGTCAAGGACCTGCGCCCGATCGAGGTCGAGCACCCGCCGTGGGGCGGCAGCGTCGTCAGCGCCGGGTCGCGGCCGCTGCGCTCGCGCTCGATGGTCTACCGGCTGCCCGGCGCGCCGGGCGAGCGGCCGCTCGTGGCGATCGTCGGGGTCGAGACGCGCGGCGAGCACGAGGCGCGCGTGGCGCTGGCCGCCGCCGAGGACGAGCTGGCGCGCCTGCGCCGCCGCGACGAGCGCCACGACCGCTGGCTCGACGCGCTCGGCGGCCTGGCCGCCGAGTTCCAGCACGAGCCGGGGCCGGACGTGATCGCCAGCGCGCTCGACATCCTGATCCGCCAGACGCAGGCCGTGGATGTCGGCCTCGCCTCCTACGTGTCCGGGCGCCTGGCGCTGCACGGGACGCGCCGCGGCGCGCTCGGATCGACCGCGCTGACCGTCGCCGCCCATCCGCAGATCGGCCGCGCGCTGCGCGACGTCGACGGCGCGTGGCTGGAGGAGACGGCGGCGAACGCGCTCGGCGTGCCGGAGGGGCTGGTCGCCGTCGGCGTCCCGGTCGCGGTCGCCGGCGAGGTGCTCGGCCTGCTGGTGATGGTCTTCGACGAGATCGAGCCGCTGGACGCCGACAACCGCCGGCTGCTGGCCGCGATCTCCGCGTCGGTCGGCTTCGCGCTGCTGCGGGACCGGCTGGTCCGCGAGCTGCAGCGGGCTAGTCGCCCAGCGCCGCCGACTGGCCGCTTTGCGCGGCCGCCAGGCGCAGGCGCGCCACCGCCTGGCGGATGA
- a CDS encoding YihY/virulence factor BrkB family protein, which produces MAVIASSAASGSFARPRPDYPGAAKRAFTQFRRHELTDVAAALTYYAMMSLFPAIVLATSLFSLIGDRNTVSNAVDYVARHGADQATQDAIRAVMEKIVAASGGAVGVALVVSILIALNGASGAFGASGRALNRIYAVDDDRGFVDKKLTDIGVTLALVVLLLVVIGALFLGGGYTEDLFGSIGLGHTAAVIWSVVRWPLALGGMLVAYALIYAFAPDIEPRRIRWLTPGAVTGVGVWIVASIAFGIYIKNFSSYGAAYGAAGAVIVLLLWLWLSSCAFLFGAELNAELERAEAAGRGGPPPPVVAVDEPVA; this is translated from the coding sequence GTGGCCGTAATCGCCTCTAGCGCCGCCAGCGGTTCCTTCGCCCGGCCGCGCCCCGACTACCCGGGCGCGGCCAAGCGGGCGTTCACGCAGTTCCGCCGCCACGAGCTCACCGACGTGGCGGCGGCGCTGACGTACTACGCCATGATGTCGCTGTTCCCGGCGATCGTCCTGGCCACCTCGCTGTTCTCCCTGATCGGGGATCGCAACACGGTCAGCAACGCGGTCGACTACGTCGCCCGCCACGGTGCCGACCAGGCGACGCAGGACGCGATCAGGGCCGTGATGGAGAAGATCGTCGCCGCGTCGGGCGGTGCGGTCGGCGTCGCGCTGGTCGTCTCGATCCTGATCGCGCTGAACGGCGCGTCGGGCGCGTTCGGGGCGTCGGGCCGCGCGCTGAACCGCATCTACGCGGTCGACGACGACCGCGGGTTCGTGGACAAGAAGCTCACGGACATCGGCGTGACGCTGGCGCTCGTCGTCCTGTTGTTGGTGGTGATCGGCGCGCTGTTCCTCGGCGGCGGCTACACCGAGGACCTGTTCGGGTCGATCGGCCTCGGCCACACCGCGGCGGTGATCTGGTCGGTCGTGCGCTGGCCGCTCGCGCTCGGCGGCATGTTGGTGGCCTACGCGTTGATCTACGCCTTCGCGCCGGACATCGAGCCGCGGCGGATCCGCTGGCTCACGCCGGGCGCCGTGACCGGCGTTGGCGTCTGGATCGTCGCGTCGATCGCGTTCGGCATCTACATCAAGAACTTCTCGTCCTACGGCGCGGCGTACGGGGCTGCGGGCGCGGTCATCGTGTTGTTGTTGTGGTTGTGGCTGTCGTCGTGCGCGTTCCTGTTCGGCGCCGAGCTGAACGCGGAGCTGGAACGCGCCGAGGCCGCGGGCCGCGGCGGTCCGCCGCCGCCGGTCGTCGCGGTCGACGAGCCCGTCGCCTAG
- a CDS encoding SigB/SigF/SigG family RNA polymerase sigma factor — protein sequence MQPNSDRAREERLLFTRLAQRQDAALRDQLVERYLPLARQLARRYQRPDEPLDDLMQVAALGLVKAIDRFDVSREIAFSSYAVPTILGEIKRHFRDRTWSVRVPRDLQEMALKVERAVGELTRDLHRQPSVPELARHLDITEEYALEALQAAGAYHASSLDVPRGGESADAGSDTLADTIHADDTSYDRAEDRATIDQLMRSITPREREVLRLRFEQDMTQAEIGEVIGVSQMQVSRLIRQAVARLRLAAAQSGQSAALGD from the coding sequence TTGCAGCCCAACAGCGACCGCGCCCGCGAGGAACGACTCCTCTTCACCCGTCTGGCCCAACGCCAGGACGCCGCCCTGCGCGACCAGCTGGTCGAGCGCTACCTGCCGCTCGCGCGCCAGCTCGCACGCCGCTACCAGCGACCGGACGAACCGCTCGACGACCTGATGCAGGTCGCGGCGCTCGGATTGGTCAAGGCCATCGACCGCTTCGATGTCTCACGCGAGATCGCGTTCTCGTCCTACGCGGTGCCGACGATCCTCGGCGAGATCAAGCGCCACTTCCGTGACAGGACGTGGTCGGTGCGCGTCCCGCGCGACCTCCAGGAGATGGCGCTCAAGGTCGAGCGCGCGGTCGGCGAGCTGACGAGGGACCTGCACCGCCAGCCGAGCGTCCCGGAGCTGGCCAGGCACCTCGACATCACCGAGGAGTACGCGCTGGAGGCGCTGCAGGCCGCGGGCGCCTACCACGCGTCGTCGCTCGACGTGCCGCGCGGCGGCGAGAGCGCCGACGCCGGCTCCGACACGCTGGCCGACACGATCCACGCCGACGACACCAGCTACGACCGCGCCGAGGACCGCGCGACGATCGATCAGCTGATGCGGTCGATCACGCCGCGCGAGCGCGAGGTGCTGCGGCTGCGCTTCGAGCAGGACATGACGCAGGCCGAGATCGGCGAGGTCATCGGCGTCTCGCAGATGCAGGTCTCGCGGCTCATCCGCCAGGCGGTGGCGCGCCTGCGCCTGGCGGCCGCGCAAAGCGGCCAGTCGGCGGCGCTGGGCGACTAG
- a CDS encoding ANTAR domain-containing response regulator — protein MNTSTDQLRVLAADEDQAALARTASVLEALGHHVTATATELAQVTEAVAREEPDLSIVVVHTDDEHALDLIEEITAFADGPVIAMQANEDDPEFARRAAERGIYAAVRGGDRDALQSAIEVAMRRHAEAQRLTEQVGRLETALERRAVIERAKGMLMERHGLTDREAFDRIRAFARSKNRTVVDVAGNVTAGEESLGG, from the coding sequence GTGAACACGTCAACCGACCAGTTGAGGGTCCTGGCCGCAGACGAGGATCAAGCGGCGCTGGCGCGTACCGCATCGGTCCTCGAAGCGCTCGGCCACCACGTGACCGCGACCGCGACCGAGCTCGCGCAGGTGACCGAGGCGGTCGCGCGCGAGGAGCCGGACCTGTCGATCGTCGTCGTCCACACCGACGACGAGCACGCGCTGGACCTGATCGAGGAGATCACCGCGTTCGCCGACGGGCCGGTGATCGCGATGCAGGCCAACGAGGACGACCCGGAGTTCGCGCGCAGGGCCGCCGAGCGCGGCATCTACGCCGCGGTCCGCGGCGGCGACCGTGACGCGCTGCAGTCGGCGATCGAGGTCGCGATGCGCCGCCACGCCGAGGCGCAACGGCTGACCGAGCAGGTCGGCCGGCTGGAGACCGCGCTGGAGCGCCGGGCGGTGATCGAGCGGGCCAAGGGCATGTTGATGGAACGCCACGGCCTGACCGATCGCGAGGCCTTCGACCGCATCCGCGCGTTCGCCCGCTCCAAGAACCGGACCGTTGTGGATGTCGCAGGGAACGTCACCGCCGGCGAGGAATCGCTCGGCGGCTGA